In the Leishmania panamensis strain MHOM/PA/94/PSC-1 chromosome 30 sequence genome, one interval contains:
- a CDS encoding hypothetical protein (TriTrypDB/GeneDB-style sysID: LpmP.30.3340) produces MGGCCKGERCPFSHELVQLAPKGVDVSGGYFISGNVANYKAAASSTAAPSSSRSLASRWDDPTTSSSTDGLSTLVSPSSCCVTMGTSLSAEAKEWVSADSTAASSSTNSATASIKPIQSQRGATSPNICARFSSLRYRSAAARRTAHAVSPLLMPHAQGNSKPQPQQVQTQPQPQSFQEKLPSPPLPPSPQPHEQHKRQYQQLPQPRSAANTLSALLSNHSESSAAAEARPTSPVPAHPAATARTVPFKQSSSDSGALPIATLASFNAPCASTAVLSATPSSAMLQPSNVAFLRRHDDQTPPAAAAQSFTSSRTATILATATPTPAHGSRRTATRGQHVESPLPRTREALATDVEHHAATVANARTLQSTAALTAVAAPKSSPHYEVRTVSSAQTRVMPPAPRSQQQQAVHQAQQHAQLQPRQQETQPQKQQQTVYMVTTSRPPATTPWQGSLAAPAQLPLGYTLAYAIPASTSTAPMTTPILISEQPSTARPAYTLLSSCPPQSQLQSFRTTTGTVLYAAPVQALPQAAAPSESEAPRLVLANIDGIFTIL; encoded by the coding sequence ATGGGTGGCTGCTGCAAGGGAGAGCGGTGCCCATTTTCGCATGAACTGGTACAACTGGCGCCGAAAGGCGTCGATGTGTCGGGCGGGTACTTCATTAGCGGCAACGTTGCGAACTACAAGGCAGCCGCgtccagcacagcagcaccgtcgtcgtcgcgcagCTTGGCCAGCCGGTGGGATGATCCAACCACatcgagcagcaccgacggCTTGTCGACACTCGTGTCGccttcctcctgctgcgTGACGATGGGCACGTCTCTGAGCGCTGAGGCGAAGGAGTGGGTCAGCGCTGACAGTacagccgcctcctcctctaccaACTCGGCCACTGCCTCTATTAAGCCCATTCAATCGCAGCGAGGTGCGACCTCCCCGAATATTTGCGCAAGGTTCAGCTCTCTTCGCTATAGGTCAGCGGCCGCGCGTCGCACTGCCCACGCAGTGTCACCGCTACTGATGCCGCATGCTCAAGGCAACTCGAAGCCTCAGCCCCAACAAGTTCAAACGCaaccgcagccgcagagctTTCAGGAGAAACTGCCGTCGCCTCCAttgccaccatcgccacaACCACATGAGCAGCACAAGCGTCAGTATCAGCAACTTCCTCAaccacgcagcgccgcaaataccctctccgctctcctctccaaTCACTCGGagagcagtgccgccgcagaggcACGCCCCACGTCCCCGGTACCCGCGCAccccgctgccaccgcgcgcACCGTGCCTTTCAAACAGTCATCGAGCGACTCTGGAGCGCTCCCCATAGCTACCCTCGCCTCCTTCAATGCGCCGTGCGCCTCCACGGCCGTCCTTTCGGCGACGCCGTCCAGTGCCATGCTGCAGCCAAGCAATGTAGCATTTCTTCGTCGTCACGATGATCAGACGCcacccgccgctgcggcccaGAGTTTCACTTCTtcccgcaccgccaccattCTAGCTACGGCCACTCCGACCCCCGCtcacggcagccgccgcacggCGACAAGGGGCCAGCATGTGGAGAGTCCATTACCGCGCACTCGCGAGGCTCTGGCAACCGATGTGGAGCACCATGCTGCTACAGTTGCAAATGCTCGCACTCTGCAGAGCACGGCTGCACTTACCGCGGTGGCAGCTCCAAAGTCATCCCCCCACTATGAAGTGCGGACTGTATCCTCCGCTCAAACTCGCGTGATGCCGCCGGCTCCTCGctcgcaacagcagcaggcggtgcACCAGGCCCAACAACACGCCCAGCTGCAACCGCGACAACAGGAGACTCAGCctcagaagcagcagcagacggtgTACATGGTGACCACCTCGCGTCCACCTGCTACTACACCCTGGCAAGGGAGtctcgctgcgcctgctcagCTTCCACTTGGTTACACCCTCGCCTACGCTATCCCTGCATCCACATCGACCGCCCCCATGACCACCCCTATCCTCATCTCGGAGCAGCCGAGTACTGCGCGTCCCGCTTACACGCTACTCTCCTCGTGcccgccgcagtcgcagctACAAAGCTTTCGGACGACAACGGGGACAGTGCTGTATGCGGCACCGGTGCAGGCGCTTCCCCAGGCTGCGGCACCTAGCGAAAGCGAGGCCCCTCGTCTGGTACTTGCCAATATCGACGGCATTTTCACTATCCTGTAA